In Beutenbergia cavernae DSM 12333, the DNA window GCCCGGGAGGCTCGCCGCGGGAGCGGTGACACGTTCGACCTGCGGGAGATGGCGCGCGTGTTCGCCCCGGTGGCCGGGGCCGTCGTGCCGTGCTGGAGCGTGCCGCCGATGCTCGTGCCGCAGGTGCTCGAGCCGGGTGCGCGCGTCGATCTGCTCGTGCTCGACAACGTGCAGAACCTGCCCACCGAACAGGCCGTCGCGGCCATCGGCCGGGCCCGTCAGGTCGTCGTGCTGGGCGACTCCCGGCGTGCCGGTGGCGGCGTCGTCGACGCCCTCGCCCCGCTGCTGCCGCGGCTCACGCTGCCCACCGACCGGGGCGAGGAGGACGAGCACCTGACGGCGTTCCTGGTCCGCCACGGCTACGCCGAGGTGCTCGTCCCGGTCCCCGCACCGCCGGGGCCGAGCCGGATCCGGCTCGACCTCGTCGACGGCCGCGGCCTCGCCGCCCCGGGCGCTGACGCCGTCGAGAGCGTGGCCGAGGAGGTCGCACGGGTGGTCGACGTGGTCGTGGACCACGCGCTCACGCGCCCGGAGGAGTCCCTCGCCGTCGTCGCCCTCAACGCCCGCCACGCCGATCGCGTCCGCGAGGCGGTCGCCGGCACCGTGGCCCACAGTCCTGCGGTGGCCGAGTTCTTCGACGCCGCCCGGCCCGAGCCGTTCACCGTGGTGGACGTGGAGGCGGCGTCCGGGCTGCGCCGCGACGCCGTCGTGCTCACGCTCGGGTTCGGCAAGACGCCGCACGGGAGGGTGCTGCACCGGTTCGGTGCCGTGAGCGGCCCGCGTGGCGCGTCGCTGCTCGTGGAGGCGATCGCCGCGAGCCGCAGCAGGCTCGTCGTCGTCAGCTGCATCGCGCCGGACGAGTTCGACCGCGGGCGCCTGCGCTCCGAGGGTCCGCTGCTGCTCCACGACCTGCTCGAGTTCGCCGCGCTGGACGGCGCGTTGCCCCCGTCCACCGACGACGCGCCCCCCGACCCCCTGCTGGTCGACCTGGCCGAGCGGCTCTGGCGGATGGGGCTCACGGTCGTGCCGCAGTACGGACCGGCGGGCGGGGTCCGCGTCCCGCTCGCGATCGGCCACCCGGAGCTTCCGGGGCGGCTGCTGCTCGCCGTCCTCACCGACGACGCGGAGTACGTGGCCTCGCCGAGCCTGCGCACCCGGGACAGACACCGCATCGAGCGGCTCGAGCGTCGCGGCTGGACGGTGCGGATGCTCCCGTCGACCGCCGTGTTCATGGACCCGCAGGGTGAGGCTCAACGCATCTGCGACCTGGTCACCGAGCTGGTCCGGTCCCGCCGCACGACCGGTTCCGTGCACGTTCCGGTCGTCGGGCCGCCGGAGCGGCTCGACGACGAGGAAGGCCCCGACGAGGACGTGCCCGACGTCGCCGACCCCGCCCAGACCGGGACGTCGGCGGCGCCCGCCCGGCCGGACCTCGAGGCCGGCCTGCCGATCGGCGCCTACACCGACGACCAGCTCGACGAGCTGCTCCGGTGGCTCGACGAGGGTGAGCCACGCGAGGACGAGGACCTGCTCGCCGCCGTGCGCACCGAGCTCGGCATCGCCCGCCGCGGTGGGCGGGTGGACGCCGTGCTCGGAGCAGCGCTCGCGCGCTTGCGCACGGGCGAGCGCCGCCGTCCGACGACGCCCGCGGCTCCTGCGACGCCGGCATCCACGGAGCCGCCGGTCATCCCGGACCGCGCCTGGGAGGACGTCGACCGGGCTTGGGGAGACGACGACGCGGACGACGACGACCGGTTGCGCCGCGAGCGCCCACCGCACTGGGGCTGACGCCGGGCAGCGCCTGCGGCGCGCAGGTCAGACCGAGCCGGGCCCGCTGGGCGGCTGCGGCGGGTACGACGGTGCGGACGGTGCTGCGCCGCCGCCACCGGCCGGACCGCCGGCCGGAGCCTGGCGCGCGAGCAGGTCGCGGATCTCGGTGAGCAGCTGGATGTCCTCCGCGGGGATCGCCGGCTCCGGTTCCTGCCCGGTAGCCCGGCGGCGCGCCAGGGCGTTGAGCGGCGCGACGACGAGGAAGTAGATCGCTGCCGCGACGAGCACGAAGTTGACGAGAGCGGTCAGCACCATGCCGACCTTCATCTCGGACGGCGGGATGCCCGCGGCGGGATCACCCTCGTTGAGCGTCCACACCCAGATGTTGTCGAGGTTGGGCTGGCCGAAGATGCCGCCGATGAGCGGGTTGAGGACACCCTCGACCACCGCCGTGATGACGGCGGTGAACGCCGCGCCGATGACGATCCCGACCGCCAGCTCGACGGCATTCCCGCGGGCGATGAACTCCTTGAAGCCGCTGAGCATGCCGCCGGCCTTCGCGGCGGCGGCCCTTCGTTGCGCCGCGGCTCCTGCGGCCGGTCCTTGCTGCGACATGCGTGTCTCCTCGGGTCGGCGTCAGGGCGAGGGCACGAGGACCACCGTGAGCGTGCCGCGGGCGCTCGCCTCGACGACGAGCGTAGCCACGTCGGGGCGAACCGCGACCAGGAGCAGAGGTGCGTCGGGGGCCGACGACGTGAGTCCGCCGATGCCGCCGCCCGCCTCGCCATCCACTCGCGCGAGCACGACGGCGTCCGTCGCCAGGACGTGGGCTCCCGCCTCCTGGTCGCCGGCGGCGACCAGGTCGACGGTCGCGCCCGGCTCGAGCACCGACGTCAGGAGGGGGTCGGCGAACCGCACGGGCACCACCGTCGTGCCTCGCGGCGCGCCGTCGGCGAGTCCGGGACCGAGCACCATGCCCGGCCCGAGCGGGTATCCGGCCGGGAGGGCGTGCGCCAGCTGCCGACCGACGACGTCGTCGGCCGCGTCCAGCGCGTCGGGCGGGACGGCGTCGGCGGGCAGCGCCACGACCCGGACGTCGGCCGGGACGATCTCCTGTGCGGCGGCGATGTCGTGCGCGGCGACCAGGACGTCGACGCTCGGGGGATCGGGTGGTCGCAGCGTCGCGAGCGCCATCGTCGCAGCCACGGCGAGGGCGAGCGCCGCCACGACGTGCCGAGCGCGCCAGAGCGCGACGCGCACATGCCGTGACGTCCGGGACGGCGCCCGGGGAGGACTGTCGCTGGGGAGGCGTGCCATCCCACGGACGCTAGGTCCGGCGCCCGCGACCACGGGCCCGCCCCTGGGGACGCACGGGCCGAGGCGGCCCCGGTCTCACACCGGGGACAACCGGCGGCTCAGGATGCCGCGGCGGCCGCGGGCTTCGTCGCCGTGGTGGTCGAGGACGTGCCGGACGAGGTGCTCGAGCTCGACGTGGAGTCGGACCCGGACGACGTGGACGGCGTCGACGCGCTCTCCGTGCCGCCGCCGGACGCCGTCGCCGCGCCCGCCGTGCCGCCCCGGGCGTCGTTCCGGTAGAACCCGGAGCCCTTGAAGACGACGCCGACGGCGGAGAACACCTTGCGGAGCGAGCCGCCGCACTCGGGGCACTCGGTCAGGGCGTCGTCGGAGAACGACTGGTGCACGTCGAACGCGTGCTGGCACGCGGTGCACCGGTAGGCGTAGGTCGGCACGGATCCTCCTCGGCGACGGATGCGGATGACGCCGCCGCTAGCACTTGTCACTACCGAGTGCCAACTCTACTGCCCTTCTCGTCGGCCCCGATCCTGCCCGCTGGCGCCGCCTCCGGAGTCCTCGCTCGGGGACGGATACGCTCGAGCCCGTGTCAGCCTCGCTCGTCCGCCGCGTCGTCACCGCCGTGGCCGTCGTCCTCGTCGTGGTGCTCGCGGCGTCGACCGTCACAGCCGCGATCGTCATCCGCCGGCCCCTGCCGACCACGTCCGGCGAGACCCGGATCCCGGGTCTCGGCAACGACGTCGACGTGGTCCGCGACGATCTCGGCATCCCGCAGATCTACGCCGACGACCCGCACGACCTGTTCTTCGCGCAGGGCTATGTCCACGCGCAGGACCGCTTCTTCGAGATGGACTATCGGCGCCACGTCACCTCCGGCCGGGTCGCGGAGCTGGTGGGCGACCAGGAGGCG includes these proteins:
- the mscL gene encoding large conductance mechanosensitive channel protein MscL translates to MSQQGPAAGAAAQRRAAAAKAGGMLSGFKEFIARGNAVELAVGIVIGAAFTAVITAVVEGVLNPLIGGIFGQPNLDNIWVWTLNEGDPAAGIPPSEMKVGMVLTALVNFVLVAAAIYFLVVAPLNALARRRATGQEPEPAIPAEDIQLLTEIRDLLARQAPAGGPAGGGGAAPSAPSYPPQPPSGPGSV
- a CDS encoding SAF domain-containing protein gives rise to the protein MARLPSDSPPRAPSRTSRHVRVALWRARHVVAALALAVAATMALATLRPPDPPSVDVLVAAHDIAAAQEIVPADVRVVALPADAVPPDALDAADDVVGRQLAHALPAGYPLGPGMVLGPGLADGAPRGTTVVPVRFADPLLTSVLEPGATVDLVAAGDQEAGAHVLATDAVVLARVDGEAGGGIGGLTSSAPDAPLLLVAVRPDVATLVVEASARGTLTVVLVPSP
- a CDS encoding FmdB family zinc ribbon protein, which produces MPTYAYRCTACQHAFDVHQSFSDDALTECPECGGSLRKVFSAVGVVFKGSGFYRNDARGGTAGAATASGGGTESASTPSTSSGSDSTSSSSTSSGTSSTTTATKPAAAAAS